The following are encoded in a window of Dysidea avara chromosome 4, odDysAvar1.4, whole genome shotgun sequence genomic DNA:
- the LOC136252351 gene encoding TNF receptor-associated factor 4-like gives MAIATPNEIGGYENKFVDTPHDRFVCKICLHPCRNPHLTGCCGHNFCKSCLDNAMHVKTAVVCPFCQNEEFSTLPNKQADREIRDLHVICTNKERGCEWQGELKSINNHLGNSDGCQFEDVKCSNDCGKELQRQYLTSHVETECPYRKVDCQYCHITGEHQFIEGEHKEQCPKLPLPCPNKCEVGSVPREDMEAHRKECPFEMIQCEYHNVGCEERMMRKRKKEHEEEKMKVHLLMTKLKLAKTEDSLTSTEAKLTSAEVRLGSLEVMVHRLIKSTGSSNRLIESAQWSSHLSTMATKYESIAQICPIIVKMLKLSDKTKKASDPFYSHYKGYRICFTVYPTGINDGEGTHMSVFLYLMKGPHDDELTWPLRGKFELKLFNQISDCEHHSSFVIYNDRNADGTAGRVSVGEKALGWGKQKFISKEDLHKVTPTCQYLKDDCIFLQVNKL, from the coding sequence ATGGCGATAGCCACGCCTAATGAAATAGGCGGATATGAAAACAAATTTGTTGACACCCCGCACGATCGATTCGTCTGTAAAATATGCCTGCATCCTTGTCGAAATCCTCATCTGACTGGATGCTGTGGCCACAACTTCTGCAAGTCATGTCTGGACAATGCCATGCATGTGAAGACTGCTGTTGTTTGTCCATTTTGCCAAAATGAAGAATTCTCTACATTACCTAACAAACAAGCAGATCGAGAGATTAGGGATCTTCATGTGATATGTACTAACAAGGAGAGaggttgtgagtggcagggAGAACTGAAAAGCATCAACAATCACCTtggaaacagtgatggttgtcaGTTTGAGGATGTTAAGTGTTCCAATGACTGTGGGAAGGAGTTACAACGACAATATCTGACCAGTCATGTTGAGACTGAGTGTCCATATCgtaaggttgactgtcagtactgccacattacaggagaacatcagtttattgagggagaacacaaggaacagtgtcccAAGCTTCCCCTACcctgtcccaacaagtgtgaaGTAGGAAGCGTCCCTCGTGAAGACATGGAAGCACACAGGAAGGAGTGTCCTTTTGAGATGATCCAGTGTGAGTATCACAATGTGGGGTGTGAGGAGAGGATGATGCGCAAGAGGAAGAAGGAACACGAAGAGGAGAAAATGAAGGTACATTTACTGATGACTAAACTTAAACTTGCTAAAACAGAAGACAGTCTAACATCCACTGAAGCTAAATTGACCTCTGCAGAAGTTAGACTTGGCAGTCTTGAGGTAATGGTGCATCGTTTGATCAAATCTACTGGGTCATCTAATAGGCTCATTGAATCAGCACAATGGTCTAGCCATTTATCTACTATGGCCACAAAGTATGAATCTATTGCACAGATATGTCCAATAATTGTAAAAATGCTTAAGCTTTCTGACAAAACAAAGAAAGCTAGTGATCCCTTCTACTCTCACTACAAAGGATACAGAatttgtttcactgtttatcCTACTGGTATTAATGATGGTGAAGGTACACACATGTCAGTGTTCCTGTACCTCATGAAGGGTCCACATGATGATGAGCTTACATGGCCACTGAGGGGAAAGTTTGAATTGAAACTGTTTAACCAGATCAGTGACTGTGAGCATCATTCTAGTTTTGTGATCTATAATGATCGTAATGCAGATGGTACTGCTGGAAGAGTCAGTGTGGGTGAAAAAGCTTTAGGTTGGGGAAAACAAAAGTTCATTTCCAAAGAAgatctccacaaggtcactccCACATGTCAGTATCTCAAAGATGATTGTATCTTCCTCCAAGTTAACAAACTGTAG
- the LOC136252342 gene encoding TNF receptor-associated factor 4-like — MMFSTWLETSVDASWNQLISAVKSIDLNDVASGLELSLPQIEASMSSVAAGSDLACQQDILEGLDITSCSIDTAFTCVSFKLLEWLESKVNVSKIRYVCFANANTELGIGYSEDLKQKMQAASTLAELFETLALYPTHWSWLNIQVMEKIASVDDQATKLVKYYKSVISNKKVQDILQEIPGIEIDDNFYVTVKEKWNKSVSDITFKDIQDHQSCVGNLFGVNKTVIVLAGILKGCVEIRWLIPRMFLCSARANFLENKSRLQQYDIESLEFVLPDKPLSLESGESSQKLHNLPNESDEITITPIMPNEIGGFEHKFVQNTHDRFICKICRHPCRDPYLSVCCGHSFCKSCIYDVKKTTNTCPCCRKIDFFIVENKQADREIRSFQVFCSNEERGCEWQGELNDIKNHLGNSDGCQFEDVKCSNKCGKMLQRRYLTGHVETECPCRKVDCQYCHITGEHQFIEGEHNEQCLKLPLPCPNKCEVGSVPREDMEAHRKECPLEMVLCEYHNVGCEDSMIRKRKMEHEEENMEEHLLMTKLKLAKTEDKLSATEAKVSLSCNRLGNLEVMVHRLISTTGSVNKLIEPPQWSSHLTTMATRVAEGTQICPAVVKLSKYTENKVRKVNWLSDPFFSNNKGYRMCLSIYVSGNSLSKFKDTHLSVFLCLMKGPHDDKLRWPMRGKFEVKLLNQISDCEHYSMMVNYDDYEDIILHDAFLRAYDDDCTFGWGYSNFISNEDLHMVTPTCQYLKDDCIFLQVSKL, encoded by the exons ATGATGTTTAGTACGTGGTTGGAAACATCTGTTGATGCTTCCTGGAACCAGCTTATAAGTGCTGTTAAGAGCATTGACTTGAATGATGTTGCCAGTGGCCTTGAATTGAGTTTACCACAAA TTGAAGCCAGTATGAGCAGTGTGGCAGCAG gATCTGATTTAGCCTGTCAGCAAGATATACTTGAGGGTTTGGATATCACcagctgttcaattgacacTGCCTTTACTTGTGTTAGTTTTAAATTGCTAGAATGGTTAGAAAGCAAGGTCAATGTGAGTAAGATACGTTATGTTTGCTTTGCAAATGCTAACACTGAGCTGGGAATTGGATATTCTGAAGATCTAAAGCAGAAGATGCAAGCAGCAAGTACATTAGCAGAACTATTTGAAACTCTGGCACTGTATCCTACCCACTGGAGTTGGTTAAACATCCAGgttatggaaaaaatagcatcTGTAGATGATCAAGCTACTAAGCTAGTTAAATATTATAAAAGTGTAATTTCCAATAAAAAAGTACAAGATATCTTGCAAGAAATTCCTGGGATTGAAATTGATGACAATTTCTATGTTACCGTTAAAGAAAAGTGGAATAAATCAGTGAGTGATATAACTTTTAAAGATATCCAAGATCATCAGTCATGTGTTGGAAATCTCTTTGGTGTTAATAAAACAGTAATTGTACTAGCAGGTATTCTCAAAGGATGTGTTGAGATTCGATGGTTGATCCCAAGAATGTTTCTTTGTAGTGCAAGGGCTAATTTCTTAGAAAATAAAAGTAGACTGCAACAATATGATATTGAATCACTTGAATTTGTGTTACCAGATAAACCTCTTTCACTAGAATCTGGAG AGTCTTCACAAAAGCTACACAACCTGCCCAATGAAAGTgatgaaattacaattacaccCATCATGCCTAATGAAATTGGCGGATTTGAGCATAAATTTGTCCAGAACACACATGATCGTTTCATCTGCAAAATTTGTCGTCATCCTTGCCGTGATCCTTACCTGAGCGTATGTTGTGGGCATAGCTTTTGCAAGTCTTGTATATATGATGTAAAGAAAACTACTAACACTTGTCCATGTTGCCGCAAGATAGATTTTTTTATTGTTGAAAACAAACAAGCTGATCGAGAAATCAGGAGTTTTCAGGTGTTTTGTAGTAATGAGGAGCGAGGctgtgagtggcagggtgaactAAATGACATTAAAAATCACCTtggaaacagtgatggttgtcaGTTTGAGGATGTGAAGTGCTCCAATAAATGTGGGAAGATGTTACAACGACGATATCTGACCGGTCATGTTGAGACTGAGTGTCCGTGTCgtaaggttgactgtcagtactgccacattacaggagaacatcaATTTATTGAGGGAGAACACAATGAACAGTGTCTCAAGCTTCCCTTACCCTGTCCTAACAAATGTGAGGTAGGGAGTGTCCCTCGTGAAGACATGGAAGCACACAGGAAGGAATGTCCTCTTGAGATGGTCCTGTGTGAGTATCACAATGTGGGGTGTGAGGACAGCATGATTCGTAAAAGGAAGATGGAACATGAAGAGGAGAATATGGAGGAGCATTTGCTAATGACTAAACTTAAACTAGCCAAAACTGAAGATAAACTATCAGCCACTGAAGCTAAAGTATCACTGTCATGTAACAGGCTAGGAAATCTTGAGGTAATGGTACATCGTTTGATCAGTACTACTGGATCTGTTAATAAGCTCATTGAACCCCCACAATGGTCTAGTCATTTAACCACTATGGCAACAAGGGTAGCAGAAGGTACTCAAATATGCCCAGCAGTGGTGAAACTATCAAAGTACACAGAGAATAAAGTACGGAAGGTTAATTGGCTCAGTGATCCATTCTTCTCAAACAACAAAGGATATAGAATGTGCCTGAGCATTTATGTTAGTGGTAATAGTCTTAGTAAATTTAAAGATACCCACCTATCGGTCTTCCTGTGTCTGATGAAGGGTCCACATGATGATAAGCTAAGATGGCCAATGAGGGGAAAATTTGAAGTGAAACTGTTGAATCAGATCAGTGACTGTGAGCATTACTCAATGATGGTgaattatgatgattatgaggATATTATCCTACATGATGCTTTTCTTAGAGCTTATGATGATGACTGTACTTTTGGTTGGGGATATTCAAACTTTATTTCCAATGAAGATCTCCACATGGTCACTCCGACATGTCAGTATTTAAAAGATGATTGTATCTTCCTTCAAGTTAGTAAACTGTAG